One part of the Solanum dulcamara chromosome 8, daSolDulc1.2, whole genome shotgun sequence genome encodes these proteins:
- the LOC129900787 gene encoding clathrin heavy chain 1 isoform X1, protein MAAANAPITMKETLTLQSIGVNPQFITFTNVTMESDKYICVRETAPQNSVVIIDMNMPMQPLRRPITADSALMNPNSRILALKAQVLGTSQDHLQIFNIEAKQKLKSYQMPEQVVFWKWITPKMLGLVTQTSVYHWPIEGDSEPIKMFDRTANLANNQIINYRCDPSEKWLVLIGIAPGSPERPQLVKGNMQLFSVDQQRSQALEAHAAAFASFRVPGNERDSILISFATKSSNAGQVTSKLHVIELGAQPGKPSFTKKQADLFFPPDFADDFPVAMQISHKYSLIYVITKLGLLFVYDLETATAVYRNRISPDPIFLTAEASSIGGFYAINRRGQVLLATVNDATLVPFVSGQLNNLELAVNLAKRGNLPGAENLVVQRFQELFAQTKYKEAAELAAESPQGILRTPDTVAKFQSVPVQAGQTPPLLQYFGTLLTKGKLNSFESLELSRLVVNQNKKNLLENWLAEDKLECSEELGDLVKTVDNDLALKIYIKARATPKVVAAFAERREFDKILIYSKQVGYTPDYLFLLQTILRSDPQGAVNFALMMSQMEGGCPVDYNTITDLFLQRNMIREATAFLLDVLKPNLPEHGFLQTKVLEINLVTFPNVADAILANGMFSHYDRPRIAQLCEKAGLYVRALQHYSELPDIKRVIVNTHAIEPQALVEFFGTLSREWALECMKDLLVINIKGNLQIIVQVAKEYCEQLGVDACIKLFEQFKSYEGLYFFLGSYLSSSEAADIHFKYIESAARTGQIKEVERVTRESNFYDAEKTKNFLMEAKLPDARPLINVCDRFGFVPDLTHYLYTNNMLRYIEGYVQKVNPGNAPLVVGQLLDDECPEDFIKGLILSVRSLLPVEPLVEECEKRNRIRLLTQFLEHLVSEGSQDVHVHNALGKIIIDSNNNPEHFLTTNPYYDSRVVGKYCEKRDPTLAVVAYRRGQCDDELINVTNKNSLFKLQARYVVERMDGDIWEKALNPENEFRRQLIDQVVSTALPESKSPEQVSAAVKAFMTADLPHELIELLEKIVLQNSAFSGNFNLQNLLILTAIKADPSRVMDYINRLDNFDGPAVGEVAVEAQLYEEAFAIFKKFNLNVQAVNVLLDNIRDINRAVEFAFRVEEDAVWSQVAKAQLREGLVSDAIESFIRADDTTHFLDVIRAAEDADVYHDLVKYLLMVRQKTKEPKVDSELIYAYAKIDRLGDIEEFILMPNVANLPNVGDKLFDEGLYEAAKIIFAFISNWAKLASTLVKLNQFQGAVDAARKANSAKTWKEVCFACVDAEEFRLAQICGLNIIVQVDDLEEVSEFYQNRGCFNELISLMESGLGLERAHMGIFTELGVLYARYRHEKLMEHIKLFSTRLNIPKLIRACDEQQHWKELTYLYIQYDEFDNAATTVMNHSPDAWDHMQFKDIVVKVANVELYYKSVHFYLQEHPDLINDLLNVLALRVDHTRVVDIMRKAGHLRLVKHYMIAVQSNNVSAVNEALHEIYVEEEDYDRLRESIDLHDNFDQIGLAQKIEKHELLEMRRVAASIYKKAGRWKQSIALSKKDNLYKDAMETASQSGDRELAEELLVYFIEQGKKECFASCLFVCYDLIRPDVALELAWMNNMIDFAFPYLLQFIREYTGKVDELIKDKIEAQSEAKAKENEEKDVMKQQNMYAQLLPLALPAPPMPGMGGGFSAPPPPMGGMGMPPMPPFGMPPMGPY, encoded by the exons ATGGCGGCTGCCAACGCTCCGATCACCATGAAAGAGACTCTCACG TTGCAAAGTATAGGGGTGAACCCACAGTTCATAACATTCACCAATGTTACCATGGAATCGGATAAGTATATATGTGTAAGAGAGACGGCGCCTCAGAATAGTGTGGTCATTATTGATATGAACATGCCAATGCAACCTTTGAGGCGCCCAATTACGGCTGACTCTGCTCTTATGAATCCTAATTCTAGAATTTTGGCTCTAAAAG CTCAAGTTCTTGGAACCAGTCAAGATCACTTGCAGATATTCAATATTGAGGCAAAACAGAAATTGAAGTCATATCAGATGCCTGAGCAG GTTGTTTTCTGGAAATGGATTACACCGAAGATGTTAGGTCTTGTTACACAAACGTCAGTCTATCATTGGCCAATTGAAG GGGATTCTGAGCCTATAAAGATGTTTGATAGAACGGCCAATTTAGCCAACAACCAAATAATCAACTACCGATGTGATCCTTCTGAGAAATGGTTGGTTTTAATCGGTATTGCCCCAGGTTCACCAGAG AGGCCTCAACTGGTCAAAGGAAACATGCAATTATTTTCAGTGGATCAGCAACGCAGTCAAGCACTCGAGGCACACGCTGCAGCATTTGCCTCATTCAGG GTTCCTGGAAATGAAAGGGATTCCATACTCATTTCCTTTGCCACGAAGTCCTCAAATGCTGGACAAGTCACATCAAAGTTGCATGTCATTGAGCTTGGAGCCCAGCCAG GGAAACCGTCTTTTACAAAGAAACAGGCAGATCTCTTCTTTCCTCCAGATTTTGCTGATGATTTCCCAGTTGCCATGCAG ATATCTCATAAATACAGTTTAATTTATGTCATCACAAAGCTTGGGCTTCTCTTTGTCTATGACCTCGAAACAGCTACTGCAGTGTACAGAAATAGGATCAGCCCAGATCCTATTTTTCTGACGGCAGAAGCTTCATCTATTGGTGGTTTCTATGCCATCAACAGGCGAGGCCAAGTGTTGCTTGCCACAGTTAATGATGCAACTCTAGTACCTTTTGTCAGTGGCCAA TTGAATAATCTGGAGCTTGCTGTCAATCTTGCCAAAAGAGGAAACCTTCCCGGGGCTGAGAATTTA GTTGTCCAGCGATTCCAAGAGTTGTTTGCCCAGACAAAGTACAAAGAAGCTGCGGAGCTTGCAGCAGAATCACCTCAAGGCATACTCCGTACGCCTGACACTGTTGCCAAATTTCAG AGTGTTCCTGTTCAAGCAGGGCAAACACCTCCCTTATTGCAGTACTTTGGGACTCTTTTAACAAAAGGAAAGCTAAATTCTTTTGAATCTCTGGAATTGTCGCGCCTTGTTGTCAACCAGAACAAGAAAAACCTGTTGGAGAACTGGTTGGCTGAGGATAAGCTGGAGTGTAGTGAGGAACTTGGGGATCTTGTGAAG ACTGTTGATAATGACCTTGCCCTAAAGATATATATCAAAGCAAGAGCGACTCCGAAGGTTGTTGCTGCTTTTGCTGAGCGCAGGGAGTTTGACAAGATTCTTATATATTCCAAGCAG GTTGGATATACACCTGACTATTTGTTCCTCCTTCAAACAATTCTTAGATCTGATCCTCAG GGAGCTGTTAACTTTGCGCTCATGATGTCCCAAATGGAGGGCGGTTGTCCTGTTGATTACAACACTATCACCGATCTATTTCTGCAG AGGAACATGATCCGTGAGGCAACAGCATTTTTATTGGATGTTCTCAAACCTAACCTTCCAGAGCATGGCTTTCTGCAGACTAAG GTCTTGGAAATCAACCTCGTGACTTTCCCAAATGTTGCTGATGCTATATTAGCAAATGGAATGTTCAGTCATTATGATCGACCTCGGATTGCTCAACTTTGTGAGAAAGCTGGTCTTTACGTGCGGGCTCTGCAG CACTATTCTGAACTGCCTGATATCAAGCGCGTCATTGTTAATACACATGCAATTGAGCCTCAG GCCTTGGTTGAGTTTTTTGGGACCCTTTCACGTGAATGGGCCCTTGAGTGCATGAAGGACCTCCTTGTTATCAATATCAAAGGAAACCTTCAAATAATTGTTCAG GTTGCAAAAGAGTACTGTGAGCAGTTGGGTGTTGATGCTTGCATAAAGCTTTTTGAGCAATTTAAGTCCTATGAGGGGTTATATTTCTTCCTGGGATCATATTTGAGTTCCAG TGAGGCTGCTGATATCCACTTTAAATATATCGAGTCAGCTGCCAGAACTGGTCAAATCAAGGAGGTTGAGCGTGTCACAAGAGAATCAAACTTCTATGATGCGGAAAAGACGAAGAACTTCTTGATGGAAGCCAAACTTCCTGATGCTCGGCCTCTAATTAATGTTTGTGACCGCTTTGGTTTTGTTCCTGACCTCACACACTACCTCTATACCAACAATATGCTTCGGTATATTGAAGGTTATGTCCAAAAG GTCAATCCAGGAAATGCACCTTTAGTTGTAGGGCAGCTTTTAGATGATGAGTGTCCTGAGGATTTTATTAAGGGATTGATCCTGTCTGTGCGTTCTCTGCTTCCAGTTGAGCCCCTAGTGGAAGAATGTGAAAAAAG GAATCGGATCCGCTTGCTGACACAGTTTTTGGAGCATCTTGTAAGTGAAGGAAGTCAAGATGTGCATGTACACAATGCTCTGGGAAAGATCATCATAGATAGCAATAACAACCCAGAGCACTTCCTCACAACCAATCCATACTATGACTCACGCGTTGTTGGTAAATATTGTGAAAAACGTGATCCTACCCTTGCTGTTGTTGCATATAGAAGAGGTCAATGTGATGATGAACTTATTAATGTGACAAACAAGAACTCTTTGTTCAAACTTCAAGCAAG GTACGTGGTTGAGAGGATGGATGGTGATATTTGGGAGAAAGCTCTTAACCCTGAAAATGAGTTTAGAAGGCAGCTTATTGATCAAGTTGTTTCCACTGCTCTGCCTGAAAGCAAGAGCCCTGAGCAAGTTTCGGCAGCTGTTAAAGCTTTCATGACTGCTGATCTTCCCCATGAACTGATTGAACTTCTTGAAAAGATTGTGCTCCAGAATTCTGCATTCAGTGGGAACTTTAATCTGCAGAATTTGCTTATCCTGACAGCCATCAAAGCTGATCCATCCAGAGTAATGGACTACATCAATAGACTTGATAATTTTGATGGACCTGCAGTAGGGGAGGTTGCTGTCGAAGCGCAACTTTATGAAGAAGCTTTTGCAATCTTCAAGAAGTTCAACTTGAATGTCCAAGCTGTTAACGTTCTGCTTGACAACATTCGCGATATTAACCGGGCTGTGGAGTTTGCGTTCCGAGTTGAAGAAGATGCTGTTTGGAGTCAGGTGGCTAAAGCTCAACTAAGAGAAGGATTAGTGAGTGATGCTATTGAGTCGTTTATTCGTGCAGATGACACCACCCACTTTTTGGATGTAATTCGTGCTGCAGAGGATGCGGATGTTTACCATGACTTGGTGAAGTATCTGCTGATGGTAAGGCAGAAGACAAAGGAGCCTAAAGTTGACAGTGAACTCATTTATGCATATGCCAAAATTGATCGATTGGGTGACATTGAAGAGTTTATTCTCATGCCCAATGTTGCTAATCTACCTAATGTTGGTGATAAGTTGTTTGATGAAGGCTTATATGAGGCTGCGAAGATCATATTTGCTTTCATTTCTAACTGGGCCAAGTTGGCCAGCACACTTGTGAAGTTAAATCAATTTCAAGGTGCTGTTGATGCAGCACGCAAGGCAAATAGTGCGAAGACATGGAAAGAAGTCTGCTTTGCTTGCGTCGATGCGGAGGAGTTCCGTTTGGCTCAAATTTGTGGGCTTAACATTATAGTGCAG GTGGATGACTTGGAGGAAGTTAGTGAATTTTACCAAAATAGAggatgttttaatgaattgatCTCTCTTATGGAGAGTGGGCTGGGTTTGGAGCGTGCACATATGGGTATCTTCACAGAACTTGGTGTTTTATATGCCAGATACCGTCATGAGAAGCTCATGGAGCACATTAAATTATTCTCCACCAGACTCAACATTCCCAAGCTTATTCGTGCCTGCGATGAACAGCAACACTGGAAGGAACTCACGTATTTGTACATCCAatatgatgaatttgataatgCTGCCACCACTGTTATGAATCATTCTCCAGATGCCTGGGATCATATGCAGTTCAAAGACATTGTTGTCAAAGTTGCTAATGTGGAGCTTTATTACAAGTCTGTCCACTTTTATTTGCAAGAGCATCCTGATCTCATTAATGACCTTCTAAATGTTCTTGCACTTAGAGTGGATCACACACGCGTTGTGGACATAATGAGAAAG GCTGGTCACCTTCGCCTAGTCAAGCATTACATGATTGCTGTTCAGAGCAACAATGTTTCTGCAGTGAATGAGGCACTTCACGAAATTTATGTTGAGGAAGAAGACTATGATAGACTACGTGAATCAATTGATTTGCATGATAACTTCGATCAGATTGGCCTTGCTCAGAAG ATAGAGAAACATGAGCTTCTTGAGATGAGGCGTGTTGCTGCTTCTATCTATAAGAAAGCTGGTAGGTGGAAGCAATCTATTGCTCTGTCAAAGAAAGATAATCTCTATAAAGATGCTATGGAGACAGCCTCACAATCTGGAGATCGCGAACTTGCAGAGGAGTTGCTTGTTTACTTCATCGAACAG GGAAAGAAAGAATGCTTTGCATCATGCCTGTTTGTTTGTTATGATTTGATTCGGCCAGATGTTGCCCTTGAGCTTGCCTGGATGAATAATATGATTGACTTTGCATTCCCTTACCTGTTACAG TTTATCCGTGAATACACTGGCAAGGTTGATGAGCTAATAAAAGATAAGATTGAAGCTCAAAGTGAAGCAAAAGCCAAAGAGAATGAAGAGAAGGATGTTATGAAGCAGCAG AATATGTATGCACAGCTGCTGCCATTGGCTTTGCCTGCTCCACCAATGCCAGGTATGGGAGGAGGCTTTTCTGCGCCCCCCCCTCCAATGGGTGGGATGGGAATGCCTCCCATGCCTCCATTTGGCATGCCACCCATGGGTCCCTACTAA
- the LOC129900787 gene encoding clathrin heavy chain 1 isoform X2: MPEQVVFWKWITPKMLGLVTQTSVYHWPIEGDSEPIKMFDRTANLANNQIINYRCDPSEKWLVLIGIAPGSPERPQLVKGNMQLFSVDQQRSQALEAHAAAFASFRVPGNERDSILISFATKSSNAGQVTSKLHVIELGAQPGKPSFTKKQADLFFPPDFADDFPVAMQISHKYSLIYVITKLGLLFVYDLETATAVYRNRISPDPIFLTAEASSIGGFYAINRRGQVLLATVNDATLVPFVSGQLNNLELAVNLAKRGNLPGAENLVVQRFQELFAQTKYKEAAELAAESPQGILRTPDTVAKFQSVPVQAGQTPPLLQYFGTLLTKGKLNSFESLELSRLVVNQNKKNLLENWLAEDKLECSEELGDLVKTVDNDLALKIYIKARATPKVVAAFAERREFDKILIYSKQVGYTPDYLFLLQTILRSDPQGAVNFALMMSQMEGGCPVDYNTITDLFLQRNMIREATAFLLDVLKPNLPEHGFLQTKVLEINLVTFPNVADAILANGMFSHYDRPRIAQLCEKAGLYVRALQHYSELPDIKRVIVNTHAIEPQALVEFFGTLSREWALECMKDLLVINIKGNLQIIVQVAKEYCEQLGVDACIKLFEQFKSYEGLYFFLGSYLSSSEAADIHFKYIESAARTGQIKEVERVTRESNFYDAEKTKNFLMEAKLPDARPLINVCDRFGFVPDLTHYLYTNNMLRYIEGYVQKVNPGNAPLVVGQLLDDECPEDFIKGLILSVRSLLPVEPLVEECEKRNRIRLLTQFLEHLVSEGSQDVHVHNALGKIIIDSNNNPEHFLTTNPYYDSRVVGKYCEKRDPTLAVVAYRRGQCDDELINVTNKNSLFKLQARYVVERMDGDIWEKALNPENEFRRQLIDQVVSTALPESKSPEQVSAAVKAFMTADLPHELIELLEKIVLQNSAFSGNFNLQNLLILTAIKADPSRVMDYINRLDNFDGPAVGEVAVEAQLYEEAFAIFKKFNLNVQAVNVLLDNIRDINRAVEFAFRVEEDAVWSQVAKAQLREGLVSDAIESFIRADDTTHFLDVIRAAEDADVYHDLVKYLLMVRQKTKEPKVDSELIYAYAKIDRLGDIEEFILMPNVANLPNVGDKLFDEGLYEAAKIIFAFISNWAKLASTLVKLNQFQGAVDAARKANSAKTWKEVCFACVDAEEFRLAQICGLNIIVQVDDLEEVSEFYQNRGCFNELISLMESGLGLERAHMGIFTELGVLYARYRHEKLMEHIKLFSTRLNIPKLIRACDEQQHWKELTYLYIQYDEFDNAATTVMNHSPDAWDHMQFKDIVVKVANVELYYKSVHFYLQEHPDLINDLLNVLALRVDHTRVVDIMRKAGHLRLVKHYMIAVQSNNVSAVNEALHEIYVEEEDYDRLRESIDLHDNFDQIGLAQKIEKHELLEMRRVAASIYKKAGRWKQSIALSKKDNLYKDAMETASQSGDRELAEELLVYFIEQGKKECFASCLFVCYDLIRPDVALELAWMNNMIDFAFPYLLQFIREYTGKVDELIKDKIEAQSEAKAKENEEKDVMKQQNMYAQLLPLALPAPPMPGMGGGFSAPPPPMGGMGMPPMPPFGMPPMGPY, from the exons ATGCCTGAGCAG GTTGTTTTCTGGAAATGGATTACACCGAAGATGTTAGGTCTTGTTACACAAACGTCAGTCTATCATTGGCCAATTGAAG GGGATTCTGAGCCTATAAAGATGTTTGATAGAACGGCCAATTTAGCCAACAACCAAATAATCAACTACCGATGTGATCCTTCTGAGAAATGGTTGGTTTTAATCGGTATTGCCCCAGGTTCACCAGAG AGGCCTCAACTGGTCAAAGGAAACATGCAATTATTTTCAGTGGATCAGCAACGCAGTCAAGCACTCGAGGCACACGCTGCAGCATTTGCCTCATTCAGG GTTCCTGGAAATGAAAGGGATTCCATACTCATTTCCTTTGCCACGAAGTCCTCAAATGCTGGACAAGTCACATCAAAGTTGCATGTCATTGAGCTTGGAGCCCAGCCAG GGAAACCGTCTTTTACAAAGAAACAGGCAGATCTCTTCTTTCCTCCAGATTTTGCTGATGATTTCCCAGTTGCCATGCAG ATATCTCATAAATACAGTTTAATTTATGTCATCACAAAGCTTGGGCTTCTCTTTGTCTATGACCTCGAAACAGCTACTGCAGTGTACAGAAATAGGATCAGCCCAGATCCTATTTTTCTGACGGCAGAAGCTTCATCTATTGGTGGTTTCTATGCCATCAACAGGCGAGGCCAAGTGTTGCTTGCCACAGTTAATGATGCAACTCTAGTACCTTTTGTCAGTGGCCAA TTGAATAATCTGGAGCTTGCTGTCAATCTTGCCAAAAGAGGAAACCTTCCCGGGGCTGAGAATTTA GTTGTCCAGCGATTCCAAGAGTTGTTTGCCCAGACAAAGTACAAAGAAGCTGCGGAGCTTGCAGCAGAATCACCTCAAGGCATACTCCGTACGCCTGACACTGTTGCCAAATTTCAG AGTGTTCCTGTTCAAGCAGGGCAAACACCTCCCTTATTGCAGTACTTTGGGACTCTTTTAACAAAAGGAAAGCTAAATTCTTTTGAATCTCTGGAATTGTCGCGCCTTGTTGTCAACCAGAACAAGAAAAACCTGTTGGAGAACTGGTTGGCTGAGGATAAGCTGGAGTGTAGTGAGGAACTTGGGGATCTTGTGAAG ACTGTTGATAATGACCTTGCCCTAAAGATATATATCAAAGCAAGAGCGACTCCGAAGGTTGTTGCTGCTTTTGCTGAGCGCAGGGAGTTTGACAAGATTCTTATATATTCCAAGCAG GTTGGATATACACCTGACTATTTGTTCCTCCTTCAAACAATTCTTAGATCTGATCCTCAG GGAGCTGTTAACTTTGCGCTCATGATGTCCCAAATGGAGGGCGGTTGTCCTGTTGATTACAACACTATCACCGATCTATTTCTGCAG AGGAACATGATCCGTGAGGCAACAGCATTTTTATTGGATGTTCTCAAACCTAACCTTCCAGAGCATGGCTTTCTGCAGACTAAG GTCTTGGAAATCAACCTCGTGACTTTCCCAAATGTTGCTGATGCTATATTAGCAAATGGAATGTTCAGTCATTATGATCGACCTCGGATTGCTCAACTTTGTGAGAAAGCTGGTCTTTACGTGCGGGCTCTGCAG CACTATTCTGAACTGCCTGATATCAAGCGCGTCATTGTTAATACACATGCAATTGAGCCTCAG GCCTTGGTTGAGTTTTTTGGGACCCTTTCACGTGAATGGGCCCTTGAGTGCATGAAGGACCTCCTTGTTATCAATATCAAAGGAAACCTTCAAATAATTGTTCAG GTTGCAAAAGAGTACTGTGAGCAGTTGGGTGTTGATGCTTGCATAAAGCTTTTTGAGCAATTTAAGTCCTATGAGGGGTTATATTTCTTCCTGGGATCATATTTGAGTTCCAG TGAGGCTGCTGATATCCACTTTAAATATATCGAGTCAGCTGCCAGAACTGGTCAAATCAAGGAGGTTGAGCGTGTCACAAGAGAATCAAACTTCTATGATGCGGAAAAGACGAAGAACTTCTTGATGGAAGCCAAACTTCCTGATGCTCGGCCTCTAATTAATGTTTGTGACCGCTTTGGTTTTGTTCCTGACCTCACACACTACCTCTATACCAACAATATGCTTCGGTATATTGAAGGTTATGTCCAAAAG GTCAATCCAGGAAATGCACCTTTAGTTGTAGGGCAGCTTTTAGATGATGAGTGTCCTGAGGATTTTATTAAGGGATTGATCCTGTCTGTGCGTTCTCTGCTTCCAGTTGAGCCCCTAGTGGAAGAATGTGAAAAAAG GAATCGGATCCGCTTGCTGACACAGTTTTTGGAGCATCTTGTAAGTGAAGGAAGTCAAGATGTGCATGTACACAATGCTCTGGGAAAGATCATCATAGATAGCAATAACAACCCAGAGCACTTCCTCACAACCAATCCATACTATGACTCACGCGTTGTTGGTAAATATTGTGAAAAACGTGATCCTACCCTTGCTGTTGTTGCATATAGAAGAGGTCAATGTGATGATGAACTTATTAATGTGACAAACAAGAACTCTTTGTTCAAACTTCAAGCAAG GTACGTGGTTGAGAGGATGGATGGTGATATTTGGGAGAAAGCTCTTAACCCTGAAAATGAGTTTAGAAGGCAGCTTATTGATCAAGTTGTTTCCACTGCTCTGCCTGAAAGCAAGAGCCCTGAGCAAGTTTCGGCAGCTGTTAAAGCTTTCATGACTGCTGATCTTCCCCATGAACTGATTGAACTTCTTGAAAAGATTGTGCTCCAGAATTCTGCATTCAGTGGGAACTTTAATCTGCAGAATTTGCTTATCCTGACAGCCATCAAAGCTGATCCATCCAGAGTAATGGACTACATCAATAGACTTGATAATTTTGATGGACCTGCAGTAGGGGAGGTTGCTGTCGAAGCGCAACTTTATGAAGAAGCTTTTGCAATCTTCAAGAAGTTCAACTTGAATGTCCAAGCTGTTAACGTTCTGCTTGACAACATTCGCGATATTAACCGGGCTGTGGAGTTTGCGTTCCGAGTTGAAGAAGATGCTGTTTGGAGTCAGGTGGCTAAAGCTCAACTAAGAGAAGGATTAGTGAGTGATGCTATTGAGTCGTTTATTCGTGCAGATGACACCACCCACTTTTTGGATGTAATTCGTGCTGCAGAGGATGCGGATGTTTACCATGACTTGGTGAAGTATCTGCTGATGGTAAGGCAGAAGACAAAGGAGCCTAAAGTTGACAGTGAACTCATTTATGCATATGCCAAAATTGATCGATTGGGTGACATTGAAGAGTTTATTCTCATGCCCAATGTTGCTAATCTACCTAATGTTGGTGATAAGTTGTTTGATGAAGGCTTATATGAGGCTGCGAAGATCATATTTGCTTTCATTTCTAACTGGGCCAAGTTGGCCAGCACACTTGTGAAGTTAAATCAATTTCAAGGTGCTGTTGATGCAGCACGCAAGGCAAATAGTGCGAAGACATGGAAAGAAGTCTGCTTTGCTTGCGTCGATGCGGAGGAGTTCCGTTTGGCTCAAATTTGTGGGCTTAACATTATAGTGCAG GTGGATGACTTGGAGGAAGTTAGTGAATTTTACCAAAATAGAggatgttttaatgaattgatCTCTCTTATGGAGAGTGGGCTGGGTTTGGAGCGTGCACATATGGGTATCTTCACAGAACTTGGTGTTTTATATGCCAGATACCGTCATGAGAAGCTCATGGAGCACATTAAATTATTCTCCACCAGACTCAACATTCCCAAGCTTATTCGTGCCTGCGATGAACAGCAACACTGGAAGGAACTCACGTATTTGTACATCCAatatgatgaatttgataatgCTGCCACCACTGTTATGAATCATTCTCCAGATGCCTGGGATCATATGCAGTTCAAAGACATTGTTGTCAAAGTTGCTAATGTGGAGCTTTATTACAAGTCTGTCCACTTTTATTTGCAAGAGCATCCTGATCTCATTAATGACCTTCTAAATGTTCTTGCACTTAGAGTGGATCACACACGCGTTGTGGACATAATGAGAAAG GCTGGTCACCTTCGCCTAGTCAAGCATTACATGATTGCTGTTCAGAGCAACAATGTTTCTGCAGTGAATGAGGCACTTCACGAAATTTATGTTGAGGAAGAAGACTATGATAGACTACGTGAATCAATTGATTTGCATGATAACTTCGATCAGATTGGCCTTGCTCAGAAG ATAGAGAAACATGAGCTTCTTGAGATGAGGCGTGTTGCTGCTTCTATCTATAAGAAAGCTGGTAGGTGGAAGCAATCTATTGCTCTGTCAAAGAAAGATAATCTCTATAAAGATGCTATGGAGACAGCCTCACAATCTGGAGATCGCGAACTTGCAGAGGAGTTGCTTGTTTACTTCATCGAACAG GGAAAGAAAGAATGCTTTGCATCATGCCTGTTTGTTTGTTATGATTTGATTCGGCCAGATGTTGCCCTTGAGCTTGCCTGGATGAATAATATGATTGACTTTGCATTCCCTTACCTGTTACAG TTTATCCGTGAATACACTGGCAAGGTTGATGAGCTAATAAAAGATAAGATTGAAGCTCAAAGTGAAGCAAAAGCCAAAGAGAATGAAGAGAAGGATGTTATGAAGCAGCAG AATATGTATGCACAGCTGCTGCCATTGGCTTTGCCTGCTCCACCAATGCCAGGTATGGGAGGAGGCTTTTCTGCGCCCCCCCCTCCAATGGGTGGGATGGGAATGCCTCCCATGCCTCCATTTGGCATGCCACCCATGGGTCCCTACTAA